AACAGCTTCAGGAAGAAGGGTATTTACGGTGGGATTCTCTCGGCGAATTCTTGGCGCTGGCCGCTTCGTTGGATCATCTGAGCAAAGCGTCCAACAATCCGACCGCAAAAATTTTGGCGGATACGCTGGATCGGGCGACCGCCAAGTTCCTGGAGAGCAACAAGTCGCCGGCCCGCAAGGTCGGGGAGATCGATAATCGAGGAAGCCATTTTTATCTCGCGTTGTACTGGGCGCAGGCCTTGGCCGAGCAGACGGAAGACAAGAACCTTCAAGCGCGTTTTGCCAGAGTCGCCCAACAGCTTGCCCAGAACGAGGCCAAGATCAATGCCGAACTTCTTGGCGCACAGGGAAAACCGGTTGATCTCGGCGGCTATTACCATCCCGATAGAAATAAAACGACCAAGGCCATGCGTCCGAGCTCAACCTTCAATGCGATCGTGGATGCGATCGCATAAAGGACCAACGCACGGCATCATCATCGCACCTCCGCTAAATATTTTCAAACTCCCCCGGGGGTGTCAACCTCCGGGGGGAGTTCTCGCAAGCCTCCAAAGATTCTTGCGATCCTCCCATCTTGAAAAACTTTCCCGAACGGAGTAATCTAAACCCGTCCGTTCATTCCTTCCACCGGCGTTAAACCATCAGGAGGATTCACGATGCCGACCTATGTCTTGCTCAGCACGTTGACCGATCAGGGCCGGAAGACCATCAAGGCCAAACCCAGCCGCATCAACCAGGTGAACAAAGAAATTGAGTCGATGGGGGCCAAAGTGATCGCCCAGTACGCCCTTCTGGGCCCGTATGACTTTGTCAACATCATCGAAGCCAAGGACAACAAGGCCATTGCCAAGATTTCGGTGGAGTTAGGCTCACGAGGCTCGGTCCAATTCCTGACCATGCCGGCGATCCCGATCGATGAGTTCATCGCGTCGCTCAAGTAGCATTGACCGGTCGGGGGAGGGTTCAATTCGTCGCCGTTTGATGCTGGGCGGGATGCTGGCCGCCGTTTGGTCCGCCTTCGTCGTGGGAGGCTGCGCGTCGGTTCAGCCCGCGTCTTATTCGCTGCAAGACGGCGAAATCTTCATCGCGTCCCACACGCACTTCTTGAATGTCGCCGTCGCGGTGCTGGAAGACCGGCGTTCCGCGGAAGAGAAAGCCTGGGCCGCCCAACGGAACCTGCCTTCCAATCTCACCGAAATCGTGACGGAACGGATGCTTGAACATCTTCGGGTCTCGCACGTCTTTAGCCAAATCCAAGAGGCGTCCGGACCGATTAACCCGTCCTCATCCGATCGCATTCGTGACCTCGGTTCGCAGGGGATCGACGCCGTTCTGTTCGGTGAGTTGGTTCATTTCTATGGCCAGACCGATTCGAACGGTCGGATCGAGGGGCATGTCCAGTTCGTAAACCTGAGGCTGCTCGGCACGCGATCCGGACAACTTCTCTGGGAAGGAACGTCGGATAAGTTGTTGCGGCGACAGGAAAAGCAACCGCGCCTGGCAAGGGATTACGCCGCCGAGGCGCTTCGCGGGGCGATCAATCAGTTGGCCATGCAACTGGCGGCCCAAGCATTTTCCGACGCCCAAACGTCTTTATCCGATCGGCCCGAGATGCGACACTGGCGCGTCGGGGTGCCGCGGCCCGAAGATGCCCGGCCGCCGGAGGAAAAGGACGGCCGTGATCGAAAACTCAAGGGCGATCAGAACTATGCGTTGTACAACGATCCGGCCGGCGGAGTTCAAATGCTTGATGAGGTGCCCAACCAATGGGCGAAAAACCTCAGGGATCTGCAAATTTTTGGAGAGGTCGTGAGCGTTCATGACCGCGGGGCAGGATCCGAGGCGTTGCGGAAATGGTCCGAGGAGGGACTCGATGCCGTTCTGACAAGCCGCTTGACCCGTTTATTCGCGTTGGTAATTCCGCCGCGTGACGAACGGCCCTTCCCCATTTGGAGCGGAGGAATGGGGTATCCGCGGCTCTTTAAAGCGACGGCCCTGGTCCGGTTCGAGGATGTTGAACTCATCGAGACCCAAAGCGGAAAAGTCATATGGAAGGGGCAGGCGGAGGACGGCATCGATCGGATGCTGAAGACTTGGGAACTTCCCGCAGCACTGGTCCGGGAGTCCTTGGATGAAACGTTGGCCCGCTTGGCGAAACAACTGTCGGATTTTGTCTCATCATCCAATGAAAAATCCTTCCTGTTCAATGGGTCTAAAGACCTATCCCCGTCCTAACCTCTAGGTCTTTTTTTCTGTTGAGGAAATAAACAAAACTGGTTATAATAAATCACTTTTTTCAAAGATACCGAGCTTCCGAACCGATCGATCAAAACTCATGAAAAGCTTAAAGCGTGAGGAGACAATAGATGGCAAAGGTGCTTGAAGGCCCGGGAATGGGTTTGTTGAAGAAGTGGGGGATGACCGTTCCGGGCTATGTGGTTGTCACCTCCACGAACCAACTCGACCAGGCGGCTTCCAACGGAACATG
The window above is part of the Nitrospiria bacterium genome. Proteins encoded here:
- a CDS encoding GYD domain-containing protein gives rise to the protein MPTYVLLSTLTDQGRKTIKAKPSRINQVNKEIESMGAKVIAQYALLGPYDFVNIIEAKDNKAIAKISVELGSRGSVQFLTMPAIPIDEFIASLK